One window from the genome of Dyadobacter sp. CECT 9275 encodes:
- a CDS encoding YpdA family putative bacillithiol disulfide reductase — translation MHIYDLIIIGGGPCGLAMGVEAAKNGLDYLILEKGNLTESIRRYPRRMRFFSTAENIEIGGLPFAISEVKANRNEALQYYRKVAGYYHLNFKLFVTVDRTEKQADGTFITYANDGTLFHSKKIVLATGYFDVPRQLNIPGENLPHVSHYYDEPFRYSFTNVVLVGGSNSSVEAALELYRHDANVTIVHKDEDFKTRVKYWLVPDVKNRIKEGRIKARFNSRVTRIEEGKLLLKNTLTGEEEWMPADFVFLLVGYLPDEHLLARCGVLLNPETKVPSFDPETFETNVEGLYLCGTVMAGVFTEKIFIENGRDHAAAIADHLVGREVRKVKELIDRI, via the coding sequence ATGCATATTTACGATCTGATTATTATTGGCGGAGGCCCGTGCGGACTGGCAATGGGTGTTGAGGCCGCTAAAAACGGGCTTGATTATCTCATACTCGAAAAAGGAAATCTTACGGAATCTATTCGCCGGTATCCGCGTCGGATGCGTTTTTTTTCAACAGCAGAAAATATCGAGATAGGAGGGCTGCCTTTTGCTATTTCCGAGGTGAAGGCCAACAGGAACGAAGCGCTGCAGTATTATAGAAAAGTGGCGGGATACTATCATCTCAATTTCAAGCTTTTTGTAACCGTTGACCGGACCGAGAAACAGGCTGATGGTACATTCATTACCTATGCGAACGATGGAACGCTGTTTCATTCAAAAAAAATAGTATTGGCAACAGGATACTTTGATGTTCCGCGCCAGCTTAATATCCCCGGAGAAAATCTGCCACATGTTTCTCACTATTATGACGAGCCTTTCCGATACTCTTTTACCAATGTAGTTTTGGTGGGTGGTTCCAATTCGTCCGTGGAGGCCGCGCTGGAGTTGTATCGCCATGATGCCAACGTTACCATCGTACACAAAGACGAGGATTTTAAAACGCGGGTTAAATACTGGCTGGTACCTGATGTAAAGAACCGGATTAAAGAAGGACGTATAAAAGCACGATTCAACAGCCGGGTGACGCGTATTGAGGAAGGGAAGTTGTTACTTAAGAATACCCTGACGGGAGAAGAAGAATGGATGCCTGCCGATTTCGTTTTCCTGCTGGTGGGTTATCTTCCCGACGAGCATTTGCTTGCCCGTTGTGGCGTTTTGCTCAATCCGGAAACCAAGGTGCCTTCGTTTGATCCTGAGACTTTCGAAACCAATGTGGAAGGATTGTATCTGTGCGGGACAGTCATGGCCGGTGTTTTTACAGAGAAAATATTCATCGAGAATGGCCGGGATCATGCCGCAGCCATCGCTGACCACCTGGTGGGGCGGGAGGTCAGAAAGGTGAAGGAATTGATAGATCGGATATAG
- a CDS encoding aminodeoxychorismate synthase component I, translating into MDDTGSNFRKCLNTWGKNGVPFVFLVDYAMERPMAWKLDEIDSSEVLFDLNGFHNIPQPVHLLKQVDFIFDKRPITFEAYLPRFERVVKNLKAGNSFLVNLSVPTPLDTDLSLNEIFLLSDAPYRFLLGNKFVCFSPEIFIRINGKRIASFPMKGTIDASVPDAENRILNDPKEAAEHATIVDLIRNDLSMVCRKVWVERYRYIDTIQVYKKKLLQVSSEVAGLLPEDFDGKYGDLLWKLLPAGSICGAPKPSTLHIIREAEGYDRGYYTGVMGYFDGKNFESAVMIRFIENQADQLVFKSGGGITAQSNAQSEYQELIDKVYLPFPHVTKVMH; encoded by the coding sequence TTGGACGATACAGGTTCAAATTTCAGAAAATGCCTTAATACCTGGGGGAAAAATGGAGTTCCGTTCGTTTTTCTGGTCGACTATGCCATGGAGAGGCCGATGGCCTGGAAACTGGACGAGATTGATTCGTCGGAAGTACTGTTTGATCTCAATGGTTTTCATAATATACCTCAGCCTGTACATTTGCTAAAACAAGTAGATTTCATATTCGACAAACGCCCTATAACTTTTGAAGCGTATCTGCCCAGGTTTGAACGGGTTGTAAAAAACCTCAAAGCAGGTAATTCATTTCTGGTAAATCTGTCTGTACCCACTCCGCTGGATACGGACCTTTCCCTGAACGAAATTTTCCTGTTGTCAGATGCCCCCTACCGTTTTCTGCTCGGCAATAAATTCGTCTGTTTTTCTCCCGAAATTTTTATCAGGATCAACGGCAAAAGAATCGCTTCGTTTCCCATGAAAGGTACCATTGACGCTTCGGTGCCGGATGCAGAAAACCGTATCCTGAACGACCCTAAAGAGGCAGCAGAACATGCTACGATTGTAGACCTGATAAGAAATGATCTGAGTATGGTTTGCAGGAAAGTATGGGTGGAGAGATATCGTTACATAGATACAATCCAGGTTTATAAAAAAAAATTGCTACAGGTAAGCTCCGAAGTAGCCGGGTTACTGCCCGAAGATTTCGATGGCAAATATGGTGATCTTCTCTGGAAGTTACTGCCGGCGGGGTCCATCTGCGGTGCTCCGAAACCAAGTACCCTGCACATCATCCGCGAAGCCGAAGGATATGACCGTGGTTATTACACAGGCGTAATGGGTTATTTCGACGGAAAAAATTTTGAAAGTGCCGTGATGATAAGGTTCATTGAAAACCAGGCGGATCAGCTGGTTTTTAAAAGCGGCGGTGGAATCACCGCGCAAAGTAATGCACAAAGCGAATACCAGGAACTGATTGACAAAGTATATCTCCCATTTCCGCATGTTACAAAAGTTATGCATTGA
- a CDS encoding aminotransferase class IV: MLQKLCIETIAVENRQLKNIRYHEDRLNKTRKALWGASEAWNLSELIVIPDTVSDALHKCRLAYGREIDNIRWEAYAFRTIRTIQKVHQDEVDYAYKYDQRPQLNALFADRGKADEILIIKQGMVTDSYYGNVAFKKDEKWYTPDTYLLPGTQRAFLLDSGIIEEARIAEEDIRKYSHIRLFNAMVGWKNAVELGVETILG; this comes from the coding sequence ATGTTACAAAAGTTATGCATTGAAACCATTGCGGTTGAAAACCGGCAGCTCAAAAACATCAGATACCACGAAGACCGGCTGAACAAAACCCGGAAAGCGCTCTGGGGAGCATCCGAAGCATGGAATTTATCGGAACTGATCGTTATACCCGACACAGTTTCCGATGCCCTCCATAAATGCCGACTGGCGTATGGCAGAGAGATTGACAACATCAGATGGGAGGCGTATGCTTTCAGGACCATCCGGACGATTCAAAAGGTACATCAGGACGAAGTCGATTACGCGTACAAGTACGATCAGCGGCCCCAACTCAACGCACTTTTTGCTGATCGCGGTAAGGCCGATGAAATCCTCATCATCAAGCAGGGTATGGTTACTGATTCGTATTATGGCAACGTTGCTTTCAAGAAGGATGAAAAATGGTATACGCCAGATACTTACCTGCTGCCAGGAACGCAACGGGCTTTTTTGCTGGACTCCGGAATAATTGAAGAGGCCCGGATTGCTGAGGAAGACATTCGTAAATACAGCCATATCCGGTTGTTTAATGCAATGGTTGGATGGAAGAACGCTGTGGAGCTTGGCGTTGAAACCATTCTGGGATAA
- a CDS encoding type II toxin-antitoxin system RelE/ParE family toxin: MDNFHGVITYLEENWDGTVIRDFVLRTEKVILLISEHPEMFRQISESNTIREAVITKHNLLLYKVFNNKIVLLAIFDTRQHPRKKKI, encoded by the coding sequence TTGGATAATTTTCATGGAGTGATAACATATCTTGAAGAGAACTGGGATGGAACCGTAATCAGGGATTTTGTGCTGAGAACCGAAAAGGTAATCCTGTTAATCAGCGAGCACCCTGAGATGTTCAGGCAGATTTCGGAGTCAAATACAATAAGAGAAGCGGTTATCACGAAACATAATTTATTACTATACAAGGTATTTAATAATAAAATTGTTTTACTGGCAATCTTTGATACCCGTCAGCACCCACGAAAAAAGAAGATCTGA